In Cydia amplana chromosome 13, ilCydAmpl1.1, whole genome shotgun sequence, a single genomic region encodes these proteins:
- the LOC134653298 gene encoding aquaporin-like has product MEILKAIGIQEFKNWDILRRLLAELIGTFLLITISLSGIHEIKSAVGFALANGLLLASIIAYTGHISGGHVNPAVTLGMLICKYIKLVPALCYVVMQIVGALLGQMVARLIVNKDYKMISGRKVGERSEFGLEVLETFLLVSVALSVTDPRRSARGVGSAALAIGLSAAASLCAVTEYRASLNPVGHLASSIYLKSSPNWVYWGGPLLGGLLAGLVYRFILSYSRPAHIRVIYNP; this is encoded by the exons ATGGAAATATTAAAAGCAATAGGAATACAAGAGTTTAAGAATTGGGATATACTGAGGAGATTGTTAGCAGAACTTATCGGAACATTTCTACTGATAACCATTTCGCTCTCGGGAATACACGAAATAAAATCTGCAGTTGGCTTCGCACTAGCAAATGGATTACTTTTAGCTTCTATCATAGCGTATACAGGCCATATTTCTGGTGGACATGTGAATCCGGCCGTGACTCTTGGAATGTTAATTTGCAAGTATATAAAACTGGTCCCCGCGCTGTGCTACGTGGTTATGCAAATAGTTGGAGCGTTGTTAGGCCAAATGGTAGCACGATTGATTGTGAACAAAGATTACAAGATGATAAGTGGTCGGAAGGTGGGGGAGCGATCAGAGTTTGGTCTGGAGGTGCTTGAGACATTTTTGTTGGTGTCGGTGGCTCTGAGCGTGACGGACCCGAGGAGGAGTGCTCGGGGAGTTGGTTCTGCCGCTTTAGCCATCGGTCTAAG TGCAGCAGCTTCTCTCTGCGCAGTGACAGAATACAGAGCAAGCTTGAACCCCGTCGGGCATCTAGCGTCGTCAATATATCTAAAATCATCACCCAACTGGGTGTATTGGGGCGGGCCGCTGCTCGGTGGACTATTAGCTGGACTGGTGTATAGATTTATCCTGAGTTATAGTAGACCTGCTCACATTCGGGTTATTTATAATCCGTAa